In Ahaetulla prasina isolate Xishuangbanna chromosome 6, ASM2864084v1, whole genome shotgun sequence, a single window of DNA contains:
- the FUT11 gene encoding alpha-(1,3)-fucosyltransferase 11, with protein sequence MAFLRLVQLAAWCCCCCSAGGTEEIPSGPEEASEESGNARFFQPAQLHAAGLSVAAAPSFRGPGNRDRRANRELPILLWWSGGLFPHFPGGTARIDCPRGSCLATKERRVRGHRRTRSLLFYGTDFRAYEAPLPRLPHQTWALFHEESPMNNYLLSHGAGIRLFNHTATFRRHSDFPLSLQWLPDLAYLRRPPRRGLAEKDRLRQRGLAPLLYLQSHCDVPADRDRYVRELMKHIQVDSYGRCLNNQKLPNMRLMDTSTATTEDSEFMNFISKYKFHLAMENAICPDYMTEKLWRPMHVGAIPVYRGSPSVRDWMPDDHSIILIDDFGSPKELAEYIDFLDRNPDEYLKYLNYKSPHGITNQFLLENMRKREWGVNDMSLPNYLNGFECFVCDRENARLNAERDHKKTHGKSLAPEVHIAETTHMGCPSPAPGYGNIEDIPDGDSWKEMWLQDYWQSLDQGEALTAMIHHNETHQGKFWDYMHKIFLKRTQHN encoded by the exons ATGGCTTTCCTCCGGCTGGTCCAGCTCGCCGcttggtgctgctgctgctgctcggcCGGCGGCACGGAAGAAATCCCCTCAGGGCCCGAAGAGGCCTCTGAGGAGTCGGGAAACGCCCGTTTCTTTCAGCCGGCGCAGCTCCACGCCGCCGGGCTGTCGGTGGCCGCCGCTCCGTCCTTCCGCGGGCCCGGGAACCGCGACCGGCGCGCCAACCGGGAGCTGCCCATCCTGCTGTGGTGGAGCGGCGGCCTCTTCCCGCACTTCCCCGGCGGGACGGCGCGCATCGACTGCCCGCGGGGCTCCTGCCTGGCCACCAAGGAGCGGCGGGTGCGAGGCCACCGGCGGACGCGCTCGCTGCTCTTCTACGGCACGGATTTCCGGGCCTACGAGGCTCCGCTGCCCCGGCTGCCTCACCAGACCTGGGCCCTCTTCCACGAGGAGTCGCCCATGAACAACTACCTGCTCTCGCACGGCGCCGGCATCCGCCTCTTCAACCACACCGCCACCTTCCGCCGCCACTCCGACTTCCCGCTCAGCCTCCAGTGGCTGCCCGACCTGGCCTACCTGCGCCGCCCGCCGAGGCGCGGCCTAGCCGAGAAGGACCGCCTGCGCCAGCGAGGCCTGGCCCCGCTGCTCTACCTGCAGTCGCACTGCGACGTCCCCGCCGACCGCGACCGGTACGTGAGGGAGCTCATGAAACACATCCAG GTGGACTCTTATGGTAGATGCCTGAACAACCAAAAACTTCCCAATATGAGATTGATGGACACTTCTACAGCCACTACAGAGGACTCTGAATTcatgaattttatttctaaatacAAATTTCACCTGGCTATGGAGAATGCCATCTGTCCTGATTATATGACAGAGAAACTCTGGAGGCCCATGCATGTAGGGGCTATCCCTGTGTATCGAGGTTCACCATCCGTACGAGACTGGATGCCTGATGATCATTCCATTATTCTTATCGATGACTTTGGAAGCCCTAAAGAACTTGCAGAATATATTGATTTTCTGGACAGGAACCCAGATGAATATTTGAAATATCTAAATTACAAGAGCCCACATGGTATTACAAACCAGTTCTTGCTTGAGAACATGAGGAAGCGTGAATGGGGGGTAAATGACATGTCCCTGCCTAATTATCTAAACGGATTTGAGTGCTTCGTCTGTGACCGAGAAAATGCAAGACTTAATGCAGAGAGAGACCACAAAAAAACTCACGGGAAATCACTAGCGCCAGAAGTTCATATCGCAGAGACCACACACATGGGATGTCCTTCACCAGCACCTGGTTATGGCAATATTGAAGACATTCCTGATGGAGACAG TTGGAAAGAAATGTGGCTTCAAGATTACTGGCAGAGTCTTGATCAAGGAGAAGCTCTCACAGCTATGATTCATCATAATGAAACTCATCAAGGGAAGTTTTGGGATTATATGCACAAAATCTTCTTGAAAAGGACTCAGCATAACTAA